The following are encoded in a window of Pseudomonas multiresinivorans genomic DNA:
- the purF gene encoding amidophosphoribosyltransferase, with amino-acid sequence MCGIVGIVGKSNVNQALYDALTVLQHRGQDAAGIVTCQDDRLYLRKDNGLVRDVFQQRHMQRLVGKIGIGHVRYPTAGSSSSAEAQPFYVNSPYGITLAHNGNLTNVEQLAKEIYESDLRHVNTNSDSEVLLNVFAHELAVRNKLQPTEEDVFAAVAGVHARCVGGYAVVAMITGHGIVGFRDPHAIRPIVFGQRHTENGVEYMIASESVALDVLGFTLIRDLAPGEAVYITEEGKLYTRQCAANPQYSPCIFEHVYLARPDSIIDGISVYKARLRMGEKLADKILRERPDHDIDVVIPIPDTSRTAALELANRLGVKFREGFVKNRYIGRTFIMPGQAARKKSVRQKLNAIELEFRGKNVMLVDDSIVRGTTCKQIIQMAREAGAKNVYFCSAAPAVRYPNVYGIDMPSAHELIAHNRSTEEVGELIGADWLVYQDLPDLIESTEGGKIKIEHFDCAVFNGEYVTGDVDEAYLNKIEQARNDVTKTKVAAVSAIIDLYND; translated from the coding sequence ATGTGTGGCATCGTCGGTATCGTGGGCAAGTCGAACGTCAATCAGGCGCTGTATGACGCCCTCACCGTTCTCCAGCATCGTGGCCAGGACGCTGCGGGGATCGTCACCTGTCAGGACGACCGTCTGTACCTGCGCAAGGACAACGGCCTGGTCCGTGACGTCTTCCAGCAGCGCCACATGCAGCGCCTGGTCGGCAAGATCGGCATCGGCCACGTGCGCTACCCCACCGCGGGGAGCTCCAGTTCCGCCGAGGCCCAGCCGTTCTACGTCAACTCGCCGTACGGCATCACCCTGGCGCACAACGGCAACCTGACCAACGTCGAGCAGTTGGCCAAGGAAATCTACGAATCCGACCTGCGCCACGTGAACACCAACTCCGACTCGGAAGTGCTGCTCAACGTGTTCGCCCATGAGCTGGCGGTACGCAACAAGCTGCAGCCAACCGAGGAAGACGTCTTCGCTGCCGTTGCCGGCGTGCATGCCCGTTGTGTCGGCGGCTATGCCGTAGTGGCGATGATTACCGGCCACGGCATCGTCGGTTTCCGCGATCCCCATGCCATCCGCCCGATCGTCTTCGGCCAGCGCCACACCGAAAACGGCGTGGAATACATGATTGCGTCGGAAAGCGTGGCGCTGGATGTCCTCGGCTTCACCCTGATCCGCGATCTCGCGCCGGGCGAAGCGGTGTACATCACCGAGGAAGGCAAGCTCTATACCCGCCAGTGCGCGGCCAACCCGCAGTACTCGCCGTGCATCTTCGAGCACGTCTACCTGGCGCGTCCGGACTCCATCATCGACGGCATCTCGGTCTACAAGGCGCGCCTGCGCATGGGCGAGAAGCTGGCCGACAAGATCCTCCGCGAGCGTCCGGACCACGATATCGACGTGGTCATCCCGATCCCGGACACCAGCCGCACCGCCGCGCTGGAGTTGGCCAACCGCCTGGGCGTGAAGTTCCGCGAAGGCTTCGTGAAGAACCGCTACATCGGCCGTACCTTCATCATGCCCGGCCAGGCCGCGCGCAAGAAATCGGTACGCCAGAAGCTCAACGCCATCGAGCTGGAATTCCGCGGCAAGAACGTGATGCTGGTGGACGACTCCATCGTGCGCGGCACCACCTGCAAGCAGATCATCCAGATGGCCCGCGAGGCCGGCGCGAAGAACGTCTACTTCTGCTCCGCCGCTCCCGCCGTACGCTACCCCAACGTCTACGGCATCGACATGCCGAGCGCTCACGAACTGATCGCGCACAACCGCAGCACCGAGGAAGTCGGCGAGCTGATCGGCGCCGATTGGCTGGTGTATCAGGACCTGCCGGACCTGATCGAGTCGACCGAGGGCGGCAAGATCAAGATCGAGCACTTCGACTGCGCCGTGTTCAACGGTGAATACGTCACTGGCGACGTCGACGAAGCCTATCTGAACAAGATCGAGCAGGCGCGCAACGACGTGACCAAGACCAAGGTCGCGGCCGTCAGCGCCATCATCGATCTCTATAACGACTAA
- a CDS encoding SPOR domain-containing protein gives MALLDKGLKQRVVGALVLLALAVIFLPMLFSREDEVRQVVVEAPVMPKPPAMPTVEVQPTEVPEPQAEDADNGVPPAETAAAPAPSAPIASLPVQQSQPAQPKAPAPQPVAPKPAAPAQQPAQASATPAAPAQQPAQRLDSNNLPVSWSVQLASLSNRARADELQKSLRSQGYNAYVRSFDGMNRVFVGPVVERAEADRLRDQLGKQQKLNGFVVRFQPERG, from the coding sequence ATGGCGTTGCTCGATAAGGGGCTCAAGCAGCGGGTAGTCGGAGCGCTGGTGCTGCTGGCGCTGGCGGTGATCTTCCTGCCGATGCTGTTCTCCCGCGAGGATGAAGTACGCCAGGTCGTGGTCGAGGCGCCGGTAATGCCCAAGCCGCCGGCCATGCCGACGGTCGAGGTGCAGCCCACCGAGGTTCCCGAGCCGCAGGCCGAAGACGCCGACAATGGTGTTCCGCCTGCCGAGACGGCTGCTGCGCCGGCGCCTTCCGCACCAATAGCCAGCTTGCCAGTCCAGCAGTCCCAGCCCGCTCAGCCGAAGGCTCCGGCTCCGCAGCCAGTTGCGCCCAAACCTGCTGCGCCCGCTCAGCAGCCTGCCCAGGCCAGTGCCACTCCGGCCGCGCCGGCGCAACAGCCGGCCCAGCGCCTGGACAGCAACAACCTGCCGGTGAGCTGGTCGGTACAGCTGGCCAGCCTGTCTAACCGCGCCCGCGCCGACGAACTGCAGAAGTCCCTGCGCAGCCAGGGCTATAACGCCTACGTGCGCAGCTTCGATGGTATGAACCGGGTGTTCGTCGGTCCCGTGGTCGAGCGTGCCGAGGCGGACCGCCTGCGCGATCAGCTCGGCAAGCAGCAGAAGCTCAATGGCTTCGTGGTGCGTTTCCAGCCTGAGCGTGGCTGA
- a CDS encoding CvpA family protein, which translates to MAFTWVDWTMIGIIVISSLISLSRGFVKEALSLVTWIVAGAVAWMFGGALAEHLAPYIQLPSGRVIAACALLFVVTLLLGALVNFLISELVRVTGMSGTDRVLGMVFGGARGVLLVVLVVGLLSLAPVQQDPWWQQSVLMPHFLMVADWSKNFILTFAGQWMSGVTITPPSGVGSLLPAQ; encoded by the coding sequence GTGGCATTTACCTGGGTCGATTGGACGATGATCGGCATCATCGTCATTTCCAGCCTGATCAGCTTGAGCCGTGGTTTCGTCAAGGAAGCCCTGTCGCTGGTCACCTGGATCGTAGCCGGTGCGGTCGCCTGGATGTTCGGCGGCGCGCTGGCCGAGCATCTCGCACCCTATATTCAGCTGCCCTCGGGGCGCGTCATCGCTGCTTGCGCTCTTCTTTTCGTCGTCACGCTGTTGCTGGGCGCACTCGTCAATTTTCTCATCAGCGAGCTGGTGCGGGTGACCGGCATGTCCGGCACCGACCGTGTGCTGGGCATGGTCTTCGGTGGCGCCCGTGGCGTCCTGCTGGTTGTTCTGGTCGTCGGCCTGCTGAGTCTTGCGCCGGTGCAACAGGACCCGTGGTGGCAGCAATCGGTGCTGATGCCGCATTTCCTGATGGTCGCCGACTGGTCGAAGAACTTCATCCTGACTTTCGCCGGGCAGTGGATGTCCGGCGTGACCATCACTCCGCCGTCCGGAGTGGGGTCTTTGCTGCCGGCCCAATGA
- a CDS encoding O-succinylhomoserine sulfhydrylase yields the protein MAQDWEAGRLDSDLEGVGFDTLAVRAGQRRTPEGEHGEGLFTTSSYVFRSAADAAARFAGEVPGNVYSRYTNPTVRTFEERIAALEGAEQAVATSTGMSAILSLVMSLCSAGDHVLVSRSVFGSTISLFEKYFKRFGIEVDYPPLSDLKAWEAACKPNTKLFFVESPSNPLAELVDIAALAEIAHAKGALLAVDNCFCTPALQQPLKLGADVVIHSATKYIDGQGRTMGGVVAGRRAQMEPVVGFLRTAGPTLSPFNAWIFIKGLETLRVRMQAHSASAQQVAEWLEQQPGVERVYYSGLPSHPQHELAKRQQKGFGAVVSFEVKGGKDAAWRCIDATRMISITTNLGDTKTTIAHPATTSHGRLSPAERENAGIRDNLIRVAVGLEDVDDIKADLARGLAAL from the coding sequence ATGGCTCAGGATTGGGAAGCCGGCCGGCTGGACAGCGATCTCGAGGGCGTCGGTTTCGACACTCTGGCGGTACGTGCTGGCCAACGTCGCACCCCGGAAGGCGAGCATGGCGAAGGCCTGTTCACCACCTCCAGCTACGTGTTTCGCAGCGCCGCCGATGCGGCGGCGCGTTTTGCCGGCGAAGTACCCGGCAACGTCTATTCGCGCTACACCAACCCGACGGTGCGTACCTTCGAGGAGCGCATTGCCGCGCTGGAAGGCGCCGAGCAGGCGGTGGCCACGTCAACTGGGATGTCGGCCATCCTTTCCCTGGTGATGAGCCTGTGCAGCGCCGGCGACCACGTGCTGGTCTCGCGCAGCGTGTTCGGTTCGACCATCAGCCTGTTCGAGAAGTACTTCAAGCGCTTCGGCATCGAGGTCGACTACCCGCCGCTGAGCGATCTGAAAGCCTGGGAAGCGGCCTGCAAGCCGAACACCAAGCTGTTCTTCGTCGAATCTCCGTCCAATCCGCTGGCCGAGCTGGTGGACATCGCGGCGCTGGCCGAGATCGCCCATGCCAAGGGCGCGCTGCTGGCGGTGGACAACTGCTTCTGCACCCCGGCGCTGCAGCAGCCGCTGAAGCTGGGCGCGGATGTGGTGATCCATTCGGCGACCAAGTACATCGACGGCCAGGGCCGCACCATGGGCGGCGTGGTGGCTGGTCGCCGCGCGCAGATGGAGCCCGTCGTCGGTTTCCTGCGCACCGCCGGCCCGACCCTCAGCCCGTTCAACGCCTGGATCTTCATCAAGGGCCTGGAAACACTGCGTGTGCGCATGCAGGCCCACAGTGCCTCGGCCCAGCAAGTCGCCGAATGGCTGGAGCAACAGCCGGGCGTCGAGCGCGTCTACTACTCCGGCCTGCCCAGTCATCCGCAGCATGAGCTGGCCAAGCGTCAGCAGAAGGGCTTCGGCGCGGTGGTGAGCTTCGAGGTGAAAGGTGGCAAGGACGCGGCGTGGCGCTGCATCGACGCTACCCGAATGATCTCCATCACCACCAACCTGGGCGACACCAAGACCACCATCGCCCACCCGGCTACCACCTCCCACGGTCGCCTTTCGCCGGCCGAGCGCGAGAACGCCGGCATCCGCGACAACCTGATCCGCGTTGCCGTTGGCCTGGAGGATGTCGACGACATCAAGGCCGATCTGGCGCGAGGCCTGGCGGCACTGTGA